In the Leptotrichia sp. oral taxon 212 genome, one interval contains:
- the grdH gene encoding betaine reductase selenoprotein B — MKKAIHYINQFFGGIGGEDKADFKPVLKEGVIGPGMALNSLMKEVEITHTIICGDNYMGSNKEEAVSEIMDLIKDLKFDFFIAGPAFQAGRYGVACGNICVAVKEKYDIPVLTSMNVENPGVEMFKKQLPIFKGGHSAASMKDDAKLIANYADKLAKNETLDGAEENGYFSRGIRHQIWLDSKESAAKRGVDMLIKKLNGEEFKTELPISKKDLIPVATPIKNLKEAKIALLTTGGIVPVDNPDRIQSASATRWGRYDISKMDRLKSGEFKTIHAGFDPAAADNDPNVIVPLDVMKDLQKKGVYGKLHDYFYSTVGTGTTQAEASRMGKEMLEYLKADNVDGVIMVSTUGTCTRCGATIVKEIEKEGIPIVQMCNLVPVALTVGVNKIVPTISIPYPLGDPATPKEEQYELREHRVSVALEALTKDVDGQTVFKV, encoded by the coding sequence ATGAAAAAAGCGATTCATTATATAAACCAGTTTTTTGGAGGAATAGGTGGAGAAGATAAGGCCGACTTCAAACCTGTTCTAAAAGAAGGAGTTATAGGTCCAGGAATGGCTCTTAACTCATTAATGAAGGAAGTTGAGATAACTCATACAATTATCTGTGGAGATAATTATATGGGATCTAATAAGGAAGAAGCTGTATCAGAAATTATGGATCTTATAAAAGATCTGAAATTTGACTTCTTTATAGCAGGACCTGCATTTCAGGCAGGAAGATACGGTGTCGCATGTGGTAACATATGTGTAGCTGTAAAAGAAAAATATGATATCCCTGTATTGACTTCAATGAATGTTGAAAATCCAGGAGTAGAAATGTTTAAAAAACAGTTGCCGATTTTTAAAGGTGGACATTCAGCCGCTTCGATGAAGGATGATGCAAAACTTATTGCAAATTATGCTGATAAATTGGCAAAAAATGAAACACTTGATGGAGCAGAAGAAAACGGATACTTCTCAAGAGGAATAAGACATCAGATATGGCTTGACTCTAAAGAAAGTGCTGCTAAGCGTGGTGTAGATATGCTAATTAAAAAACTTAATGGAGAAGAGTTTAAAACAGAATTACCTATATCTAAGAAGGATTTAATACCTGTTGCAACTCCTATAAAAAATTTAAAAGAAGCTAAGATAGCTCTACTTACGACAGGAGGTATCGTACCTGTGGACAACCCTGACAGAATACAGTCTGCATCAGCTACAAGATGGGGAAGATATGATATTTCCAAAATGGATAGACTTAAATCAGGAGAATTTAAAACAATCCACGCCGGATTTGACCCTGCAGCGGCAGATAATGATCCAAACGTAATAGTGCCACTTGATGTTATGAAAGATTTACAGAAAAAAGGTGTATATGGTAAACTGCATGATTATTTCTATAGTACTGTTGGTACTGGAACTACTCAGGCAGAAGCATCGAGAATGGGAAAAGAAATGCTTGAATATCTTAAGGCGGATAATGTAGACGGTGTAATAATGGTTTCTACCTGAGGAACTTGTACGCGTTGCGGTGCAACGATAGTAAAAGAAATCGAGAAAGAAGGAATACCTATAGTTCAGATGTGTAACTTAGTTCCTGTTGCTCTTACTGTAGGAGTCAACAAAATAGTTCCAACAATATCGATTCCTTATCCTTTAGGAGATCCTGCTACGCCTAAAGAGGAACAATATGAACTAAGGGAACATAGAGTTTCAGTAGCATTAGAAGCATTGACAAAAGATGTGGATGGACAAACTGTATTTAAGGTTTAG
- a CDS encoding GntR family transcriptional regulator: protein MSKYKDVYNDIKNRIRDGILKPGEFLNSESELANEYSYSKDTIRKALSILELEGYIQKIKGKNSLILERGYLKNVSLSSLQTSQELNKAENLNIKTNLISLYIIQDDKKLIDIFHATKDNDFYKVVRTRSLDGEKLEYDVSYFDRRIIPFLSKEISQKSIYEYLENELNLKISHSRREIKFRYATSEEKEHMDLKKYEMVVVIETYAYLSNGSLFEYGTISYRPDKFTFSIVAKR from the coding sequence ATGAGCAAATACAAAGATGTATACAACGATATAAAAAACAGAATAAGAGATGGGATATTAAAGCCTGGAGAGTTTCTGAACAGCGAGTCTGAGCTGGCAAATGAATATTCCTACTCGAAAGACACCATAAGAAAAGCTCTTTCAATTTTGGAACTGGAAGGGTATATTCAAAAGATAAAAGGAAAAAATTCTTTAATACTTGAAAGAGGATACTTAAAAAATGTATCCCTTTCTTCACTTCAGACTTCACAGGAGCTGAATAAAGCTGAAAATCTGAATATAAAAACCAATCTTATCAGTCTTTATATAATTCAGGACGATAAAAAACTAATAGATATTTTTCATGCTACTAAAGATAATGATTTTTATAAAGTTGTCCGTACACGTTCTCTGGATGGAGAAAAGCTTGAATATGATGTTTCGTATTTTGACAGGAGAATTATTCCTTTTCTGAGCAAGGAAATTTCTCAAAAATCTATTTATGAATATTTGGAAAATGAACTTAATTTAAAAATTTCCCATTCAAGAAGGGAAATAAAATTCAGATATGCAACTTCTGAAGAAAAAGAACATATGGATTTAAAAAAGTATGAAATGGTTGTTGTTATTGAAACGTATGCCTATCTCTCAAACGGAAGCCTTTTTGAATATGGGACAATTTCCTATCGTCCGGATAAATTTACATTTTCAATAGTTGCAAAAAGATAA
- the malQ gene encoding 4-alpha-glucanotransferase, with amino-acid sequence MFERSSGILFHPTSLPGKYGIGTLGKEAYAFIDFLKKSNQKLWQIFPLGPTGYGDSPYQSFSSFAGNPYLIDFDLLIEAHLLSEEDLKDIFFGDNEEYIDYGAIYNQKYPLLRKAYENFKSSDNSEMKGALENFKRENSSWLNDYSLYISLKNHFNGLPWNEWPQDIKNRENAAMEHYKNELADDIEYHNFIQFLFFKQWGDVKRYANENGIKIIGDIPIFVAADSSDAWANPEIFLFDKERKPVKVAGVPPDYFSATGQLWGNPLYNWEKLRDTNYNWWVERVRANLSTCDIIRIDHFRGFEAYWAVPYGDDTAINGQWEPGPGIDLFNAIKSQLGELPIIAEDLGLMTQGVIDLREATGFPGMKILGFAFDSGEENDYLPHTYTRNCVVYTGTHDNDTLVGWFQKAKEEDREFARNYLNSRADEEIHWDAIRGAWSSVACMAISPVQDFLGLGSEARINTPGVASGNWQWRLKQGVLTDELAEKIAKLTKIYSR; translated from the coding sequence ATGTTTGAAAGAAGCTCAGGTATTTTATTCCATCCTACTTCCCTTCCGGGAAAATATGGTATTGGAACTTTAGGAAAAGAAGCTTATGCTTTTATTGATTTTCTGAAAAAATCTAACCAGAAATTATGGCAAATATTCCCTTTAGGACCTACAGGATATGGAGACTCTCCATATCAATCGTTTTCATCTTTTGCTGGAAATCCTTATCTTATTGATTTTGACTTACTTATTGAAGCTCATCTTCTTTCAGAAGAAGACCTTAAAGACATATTTTTTGGAGACAACGAAGAGTACATAGATTATGGGGCTATATATAATCAGAAATATCCTTTATTAAGAAAGGCATATGAAAATTTTAAATCTTCTGATAACAGTGAAATGAAAGGTGCTCTTGAAAATTTCAAAAGGGAAAACAGTTCATGGCTAAATGACTACAGTCTCTATATTTCATTGAAAAACCATTTTAATGGACTTCCATGGAATGAATGGCCACAGGATATAAAAAATAGAGAAAATGCAGCAATGGAACATTATAAAAATGAACTTGCAGACGATATCGAATATCATAATTTTATACAGTTCCTATTCTTTAAACAATGGGGCGATGTAAAAAGATATGCAAATGAAAATGGTATAAAAATAATAGGTGATATACCGATATTTGTTGCGGCAGACAGTTCTGACGCATGGGCAAATCCGGAAATATTCCTGTTTGATAAAGAAAGAAAACCTGTTAAAGTAGCCGGTGTTCCACCTGATTATTTCAGTGCAACAGGACAATTATGGGGAAATCCACTTTACAACTGGGAAAAATTAAGAGATACTAACTATAACTGGTGGGTTGAAAGAGTAAGGGCAAACCTTTCAACTTGCGATATAATAAGAATCGATCATTTTAGAGGATTTGAAGCATACTGGGCTGTTCCATATGGTGATGATACTGCTATAAATGGACAATGGGAACCAGGTCCAGGAATTGATTTATTTAATGCTATTAAATCTCAATTAGGTGAATTACCTATTATTGCTGAAGATCTAGGACTTATGACACAGGGAGTTATTGACTTGAGAGAAGCTACAGGTTTTCCAGGAATGAAAATTTTAGGATTTGCATTTGATTCAGGTGAAGAAAACGATTATCTTCCACATACATATACAAGAAACTGTGTCGTTTACACAGGAACTCATGATAATGATACATTAGTCGGATGGTTCCAGAAAGCAAAAGAAGAAGATAGAGAGTTTGCAAGAAATTATCTAAATTCGAGAGCAGATGAAGAAATCCATTGGGATGCAATAAGAGGTGCATGGAGCTCAGTTGCCTGCATGGCAATATCTCCAGTTCAGGATTTCCTAGGTCTTGGAAGTGAAGCTAGAATAAATACTCCTGGTGTTGCTTCAGGCAATTGGCAATGGCGTCTGAAACAGGGAGTTCTTACTGATGAACTGGCAGAAAAAATTGCAAAATTAACTAAAATATATTCGAGATAA
- the glgP gene encoding glycogen/starch/alpha-glucan family phosphorylase gives MNRKFIMKGIKIRTMNNNFTEFLKREGNKELKEMTNQEIYYKLLEYVKEEAEKKSENKSKKKIYYISAEFLIGKLLSNNLINLGIYKEIREELKNAGKKLSDIEELETEPSLGNGGLGRLASCFVDSMSTLGINGEGIGLNYHCGLFKQVFKQNEQNAEPNYWIEDESWLRDTNIGYEVKFKNFTLNSKLKRIDILGYEKDTKNYLNLFDIESVDYNLIEEGITFDEEIIEKNLTLFLYPDDSTKKGELLRIYQQYFMVSNAARLIIAEALEKGSNIHDLADYAFVQINDTHPSMVIPELIRIMTEEYKISFEESVKIVTAMTGYTNHTILAEALEKWPLEYLEEVVPEIVEIIKKLDKIVKKKYNNENVQIIDKEDRVHMANMDIHFSSSVNGVAYLHTEILKNSELKDFYEIYPEKFNNKTNGITFRRWLESCNEDLADYIKELIGTGYLTDAEKLEELLKFSDNKEVYEKLEKIKKENKLKLKEYLQHTQGIVIDENSIIDTQIKRFHEYKRQQMNALYVIKKYLDIKNGKLPERKITVLFGGKAAPAYIIAQDIIHLILCLSEIINNDPEVNKYLNVYLVENYNVGLAEKIIPATDISEQISLASKEASGTGNMKFMLNGALTLGTMDGANVEICELVGKENIYIFGKHSDEIIELYEKEGYVSKDYYKQEGIKEVVDFITSKELVKLGNIERLERLHNELINKDWFMTLIDFKEYYEVKEKMLSDYENKELWYKKVINNIAKAGFFSSDRTIRQYENEIWKTKDKK, from the coding sequence GTGAATCGAAAATTTATTATGAAAGGAATAAAAATAAGGACAATGAATAATAATTTTACAGAATTTTTGAAACGTGAGGGTAACAAAGAATTAAAAGAAATGACAAATCAGGAAATTTATTATAAGCTTTTAGAATATGTAAAAGAAGAAGCTGAAAAAAAATCGGAGAATAAATCAAAGAAAAAGATATATTATATATCAGCAGAATTTCTGATAGGAAAGTTACTTTCAAATAACCTTATTAATCTTGGAATATATAAAGAAATAAGGGAAGAACTGAAAAATGCAGGAAAAAAATTAAGCGATATAGAAGAACTGGAAACAGAACCATCATTAGGAAATGGTGGACTTGGGAGATTGGCTTCATGTTTTGTAGATTCAATGTCTACTTTGGGAATAAATGGGGAAGGTATAGGACTTAATTATCATTGTGGACTTTTTAAGCAGGTTTTTAAACAGAATGAGCAGAATGCTGAACCAAATTACTGGATAGAAGATGAAAGCTGGTTAAGAGATACAAATATAGGATATGAAGTGAAATTTAAGAATTTCACTTTAAATTCAAAACTGAAGAGAATTGATATACTTGGATATGAAAAAGATACAAAGAACTATCTGAATTTATTTGATATTGAAAGTGTTGATTACAATCTGATAGAAGAAGGAATAACTTTTGATGAGGAAATTATAGAAAAAAACCTTACACTGTTCCTGTATCCTGATGACAGTACTAAAAAAGGGGAACTGTTACGTATATATCAGCAGTATTTTATGGTTTCAAATGCGGCAAGACTTATCATTGCCGAAGCTTTAGAAAAAGGAAGTAATATCCATGACCTTGCAGATTATGCTTTCGTTCAGATAAATGATACTCATCCGAGTATGGTAATTCCTGAATTAATTAGAATTATGACAGAAGAATATAAAATTTCTTTTGAAGAATCTGTAAAAATTGTTACAGCAATGACAGGATATACAAACCATACAATATTAGCAGAAGCGCTTGAAAAATGGCCTTTGGAATATCTGGAAGAAGTTGTACCTGAGATAGTTGAAATAATAAAAAAGCTTGATAAAATTGTAAAAAAGAAATATAATAATGAAAACGTACAAATTATAGATAAGGAAGACAGAGTCCACATGGCAAATATGGACATACATTTTTCATCAAGTGTAAATGGGGTAGCTTATCTGCACACTGAAATTTTGAAGAACAGTGAACTTAAGGATTTTTATGAAATCTATCCTGAAAAATTTAACAACAAGACAAACGGAATTACATTCAGAAGATGGCTTGAAAGCTGTAATGAAGATCTTGCAGATTATATAAAGGAGTTAATCGGTACAGGCTATCTGACAGATGCAGAAAAACTGGAAGAACTTTTGAAATTTTCTGATAATAAGGAAGTATATGAAAAACTGGAAAAAATAAAAAAAGAAAACAAGCTGAAACTGAAGGAATATCTGCAGCATACACAAGGTATCGTAATAGATGAAAACAGCATAATTGATACACAGATAAAAAGATTCCATGAATATAAGCGTCAGCAGATGAATGCTTTATATGTAATAAAGAAATATCTTGACATAAAGAATGGAAAACTTCCTGAAAGAAAAATAACAGTACTTTTTGGTGGAAAAGCGGCTCCGGCATACATTATTGCACAGGATATAATTCATCTGATACTTTGCCTGTCAGAAATTATAAATAATGATCCTGAAGTAAATAAGTATCTGAATGTATATCTGGTTGAAAACTATAATGTAGGACTGGCTGAAAAAATAATTCCTGCAACGGATATTTCAGAACAGATTTCTCTTGCATCAAAAGAAGCAAGTGGAACAGGAAATATGAAATTTATGTTAAATGGTGCATTAACTCTAGGAACAATGGATGGAGCAAATGTTGAAATCTGTGAACTTGTAGGTAAAGAAAATATTTATATTTTTGGAAAACATAGTGACGAAATAATAGAATTATATGAAAAGGAAGGATATGTTTCAAAAGACTACTATAAACAGGAAGGTATTAAAGAAGTGGTTGATTTTATTACTTCAAAAGAACTTGTTAAACTAGGAAACATTGAAAGACTGGAAAGACTACATAATGAACTTATAAATAAGGACTGGTTCATGACACTTATTGATTTTAAAGAATATTATGAAGTTAAGGAAAAAATGCTGTCAGATTATGAAAATAAGGAACTTTGGTATAAAAAAGTAATAAATAATATAGCTAAAGCGGGATTCTTTTCTTCTGACAGAACAATAAGACAATATGAAAATGAAATATGGAAAACAAAAGATAAAAAATAA
- a CDS encoding endonuclease/exonuclease/phosphatase family protein gives MKLLTINVHAWIEENQDEKMETLAKVIAEKDYDVIAMQEVNQSMNSPVIFRAIRQDNYGWVLLDKISKYTDRTYYYHWSNSHIGYDKYDEGLAIITKHKLLNVDEFYCTRAQSVNTITSRRINSATIEYKGQIIEFYTCHMNLPTNKEEKMSDNIQRILKRSQTDNLKILMGDFNTDAINNPEDYKKILSQGLYDTYTDAIEKDSGITVGGNIDGWSKSKEDKRIDYIFSNRKIKVLNSKVIFNGKNHPVVSDHYGLEVILDM, from the coding sequence ATGAAACTGTTGACTATCAATGTTCATGCCTGGATAGAGGAAAATCAGGATGAAAAGATGGAAACACTGGCAAAAGTAATTGCAGAAAAGGACTATGATGTGATAGCTATGCAGGAAGTAAATCAGTCTATGAACAGTCCTGTAATTTTTAGAGCAATACGGCAGGATAATTATGGATGGGTACTTCTAGATAAGATAAGCAAATATACTGATAGAACCTATTACTATCATTGGAGCAATTCACATATTGGATATGATAAATATGATGAAGGTCTTGCAATTATAACAAAGCATAAGCTTCTGAATGTAGATGAATTTTATTGTACTAGGGCTCAGAGTGTAAATACAATTACTTCAAGAAGAATTAATAGTGCAACAATTGAATATAAGGGTCAAATTATAGAATTTTATACTTGTCATATGAATCTGCCTACAAATAAAGAAGAAAAAATGTCAGATAACATACAGAGAATATTGAAAAGAAGTCAAACTGATAATTTAAAGATACTAATGGGAGATTTTAATACTGATGCAATAAATAATCCTGAAGACTACAAGAAAATTCTCTCTCAGGGACTATACGATACTTACACTGATGCCATTGAAAAGGATAGTGGAATTACAGTAGGCGGAAATATTGATGGATGGAGTAAAAGTAAGGAAGATAAACGTATAGATTATATTTTCAGCAATAGGAAAATAAAAGTTCTAAATAGTAAAGTGATATTCAATGGTAAAAATCATCCAGTTGTATCAGATCATTATGGTTTGGAAGTTATTCTGGATATGTAA